Proteins co-encoded in one Spirosoma endbachense genomic window:
- a CDS encoding hemolysin family protein, producing the protein MEPYALLFGALLALVLAGFFSAVEMAYVSVNRLYFELHSKQGPLGEKLVSGFLKNPILFVGTTLTGNTLFLVLYAVLGVTALNPLLMAILPASWAEHQSVFITIETLILTIIFLPLADYLPKSLALIHPDRFLEALAVPLWVIYKAIAPLVRVLVGTARFLIRYMLGKRNPEIRPVFGLTDLNHYLQQLNQKSDTEEELEIDTQIFNNAIEFRDVRVRDCLVPRTEITAIEADDTVEELRQAFQDSGHSKIIVYRDTIDDVVGYCHALALFRKPATVEEIITPIITVPETMPAQDLLLRFLSERKSLALVVDEFGGTAGIVSVEDMVEQIFGEIQDEYDTNEDWTEQQIDDHTWLLSARHEIDDLNETYGWSIPEGGYDTLGGLILETNEDLPQVGDVIELAPFSFTIVSMDGTRIDTVKVRLNPNYKE; encoded by the coding sequence TTGGAACCCTACGCTTTACTCTTTGGTGCTTTACTTGCTCTGGTGCTGGCTGGCTTTTTCTCGGCTGTCGAAATGGCCTATGTATCGGTCAACCGTTTATATTTTGAGCTCCACAGTAAACAGGGTCCGTTAGGAGAGAAACTGGTGTCTGGTTTCCTCAAGAATCCGATTCTATTTGTTGGAACCACGTTAACCGGCAATACGCTCTTTCTGGTTCTCTACGCCGTGTTGGGTGTTACGGCATTGAATCCGCTGCTAATGGCCATTTTGCCCGCATCCTGGGCAGAACATCAGTCTGTTTTCATTACCATTGAGACACTGATTCTAACGATCATCTTCCTGCCACTGGCCGACTATTTACCCAAAAGTTTGGCGTTAATTCATCCCGATCGATTTCTGGAAGCACTGGCCGTGCCGCTTTGGGTCATTTACAAAGCGATTGCTCCACTCGTGCGTGTGCTTGTCGGAACGGCCCGGTTCCTGATCCGCTATATGCTGGGGAAACGAAACCCGGAAATTCGGCCCGTGTTCGGCCTGACAGACCTCAACCATTACCTTCAGCAGCTGAATCAGAAATCGGATACCGAAGAAGAGCTTGAAATCGACACGCAGATTTTTAACAATGCCATTGAATTCCGCGACGTTCGTGTCCGTGATTGCCTTGTTCCACGAACCGAGATTACGGCCATTGAGGCCGATGATACCGTTGAGGAACTTCGGCAGGCCTTTCAGGATAGTGGTCACTCGAAGATTATTGTTTACCGGGATACCATCGACGATGTCGTTGGCTATTGTCATGCGTTGGCCCTGTTCCGAAAACCCGCTACGGTAGAGGAAATCATAACGCCAATCATTACCGTTCCAGAAACCATGCCTGCCCAGGATCTGCTACTCCGCTTTTTGTCGGAACGCAAAAGCCTGGCGCTCGTCGTCGATGAATTCGGTGGCACGGCAGGTATTGTCAGTGTAGAGGATATGGTTGAGCAAATCTTTGGGGAGATTCAGGACGAATATGATACCAACGAAGACTGGACCGAACAGCAGATCGACGACCATACCTGGCTATTGAGTGCCCGTCATGAAATCGACGACCTCAACGAAACCTACGGCTGGTCTATTCCTGAAGGAGGCTATGATACACTCGGTGGTCTTATTTTAGAGACGAACGAAGATCTTCCCCAGGTCGGCGACGTGATCGAATTAGCCCCGTTTTCCTTTACCATCGTTTCAATGGACGGCACCCGGATCGACACGGTGAAAGTCCGGCTGAATCCGAATTACAAAGAGTAA
- a CDS encoding PAS domain-containing protein — MTHDLHLHPPNPLLESVFQNSLNGILLCQAIRNEIDQISDFRVLRCNERAAVLSGFTQEQLLTHSMLTLDPAGNCGGIFDNYKQVIESGLPMHIEHHFAAADSWVAQSLARFEDCVLASWTDINDRKKAEFAQKHETELLQAILDNTQTGIAVMQSVRDEANKVIDFRFTHLNADAERITQRSKESLIGELYSLAWPGARTNGVLDWHIRVAETNEPARINGVNLPVGDYNGWYNIRIRPFGDGVIATFVDVTALKRAELANQQQADLLRSVLDGSSNAIIAFSAVRDETTGKIVDFRYVAQNEANRHNPGRTDEEVIGRTMLGYFPHVIETGLFDRYVQVIETGEPTCFEQEYNYDQLEGWYELSVVKWDDGIVLTLVNITESKTHQQQLEQTNRDLQTANDNLRQFAYVANHDLQEPLRKIMAFGDILHNQFSDQLTEYGQDIVSRMQSAAERMSSLIKDVLAYSRISTHRAPFQTVLLDQLFAEVRSEYELELQEAGAILTIGPLPAVRGDFTQMRLLFSNLIANAIKFRVMGETLVIDVSCESVSGEAAPAELNSTQTYYKVRITDNGIGFEDKYAEQIFQVFQRLHNRQQYDGTGVGLAICRRVVENHRGAITAYGHLGKGAAFDVYLPV, encoded by the coding sequence ATGACCCATGATTTACACCTTCATCCGCCCAATCCGTTGCTGGAGAGCGTCTTTCAGAATTCGCTCAATGGTATTTTACTTTGTCAGGCTATTCGGAATGAGATTGATCAAATAAGCGATTTTCGCGTACTCCGCTGTAATGAACGAGCCGCTGTTTTGAGCGGATTCACGCAGGAACAATTGCTAACCCATTCGATGCTTACTCTTGATCCAGCTGGAAATTGTGGGGGTATTTTTGATAACTATAAGCAAGTGATTGAATCGGGCCTGCCTATGCACATCGAGCATCACTTTGCTGCTGCCGATAGCTGGGTGGCCCAATCGCTGGCTCGCTTTGAGGACTGTGTGCTGGCTTCCTGGACCGATATTAATGATCGCAAAAAAGCAGAGTTCGCCCAGAAGCATGAAACGGAGCTTCTACAGGCTATTTTAGACAATACACAAACGGGAATAGCAGTCATGCAGTCCGTTCGGGATGAGGCTAACAAGGTCATCGACTTTCGATTTACACATCTTAATGCAGATGCTGAGCGGATTACGCAGCGGTCAAAAGAAAGCCTGATCGGTGAATTATATAGTCTGGCCTGGCCGGGTGCCCGAACAAACGGCGTTCTGGACTGGCATATCCGCGTAGCCGAAACGAATGAACCGGCCAGAATAAATGGAGTTAACCTGCCTGTTGGTGACTATAATGGCTGGTATAATATCCGTATCCGACCGTTTGGCGATGGTGTCATTGCCACGTTTGTAGACGTTACGGCGCTCAAGCGTGCTGAGCTGGCAAATCAGCAACAGGCCGACCTGTTGCGGTCTGTATTGGATGGATCATCGAACGCAATCATCGCTTTCAGTGCCGTGCGGGATGAAACAACGGGCAAAATCGTGGATTTTCGCTATGTCGCCCAGAATGAAGCGAACCGCCATAACCCTGGCCGAACGGATGAAGAAGTGATTGGCCGTACGATGCTTGGCTACTTTCCGCACGTTATAGAAACGGGCTTGTTTGATCGCTATGTTCAGGTCATTGAAACAGGGGAGCCTACCTGTTTTGAGCAGGAATACAACTACGATCAATTGGAGGGGTGGTATGAACTTTCTGTTGTTAAGTGGGACGATGGAATTGTGCTGACGCTGGTCAATATCACGGAAAGTAAAACGCATCAGCAGCAACTGGAGCAGACAAACCGTGACTTACAGACGGCGAACGACAACCTGCGGCAGTTTGCTTATGTTGCCAATCATGATCTACAGGAGCCGTTGCGTAAAATCATGGCTTTTGGCGACATCCTGCATAATCAGTTTTCGGATCAACTGACGGAGTATGGGCAAGACATTGTTTCCCGGATGCAGTCTGCGGCCGAACGGATGTCTTCACTGATTAAGGACGTACTGGCTTACTCACGAATTAGTACGCATCGGGCTCCTTTTCAGACAGTTTTACTGGATCAGTTATTTGCGGAGGTGCGTTCGGAATATGAGTTAGAATTGCAGGAAGCAGGCGCTATTCTGACCATTGGCCCCTTACCAGCCGTTCGGGGTGATTTTACCCAGATGCGCCTGTTGTTCAGTAATTTAATCGCAAATGCAATCAAATTCAGAGTAATGGGAGAGACACTCGTTATTGATGTTTCGTGTGAGTCAGTCTCTGGAGAAGCAGCACCTGCTGAGTTGAATTCAACGCAAACCTATTACAAAGTCAGAATAACCGACAACGGTATTGGTTTCGAGGATAAATATGCGGAACAGATTTTTCAGGTATTTCAGCGACTCCATAACCGGCAGCAATACGACGGAACCGGAGTTGGGCTGGCCATTTGCCGGCGAGTGGTCGAAAATCATCGGGGCGCGATAACCGCTTATGGCCATCTGGGCAAAGGGGCAGCTTTCGATGTGTATTTGCCCGTCTGA
- the leuB gene encoding 3-isopropylmalate dehydrogenase, translating to MAQKHIVIAPGDGIGQEVTAVGKKVVEKIAAKFGHEFTYDEVLIGHVSIEATGSPLTDEALETMRNSDAVLFGAVGHPKYDNDPTAQMRPEQGLFRMRKELGLYANLRPIKLFDELLGASSIKPEVLKGADILFFRELTGDVYFGEKGRKNNGDTAFDMAEYSRYEVERIARKAFDAARTRRKKLCSADKANVMETGRLWREVVQKMSLDYPDIEVEHQYADATAMLLIKDPRRFDVIVTANLFGDILTDEASQIAGSMGMLASASIGDGTGVYEPIHGSAHDITGKGVANPIASILSVALLLDISFGMKEESELVIKAVDNLLKAGYRTRDIADSQTAADKILGTEAIGKLVLTTLDEL from the coding sequence ATGGCCCAAAAACATATAGTAATTGCTCCCGGCGATGGGATCGGACAGGAAGTAACAGCAGTTGGCAAAAAAGTAGTCGAGAAAATTGCCGCTAAATTCGGGCACGAGTTTACCTACGACGAAGTGTTGATCGGCCACGTATCGATCGAGGCAACGGGTAGCCCACTGACCGATGAAGCCCTGGAAACCATGCGGAATTCGGATGCCGTATTATTTGGCGCTGTTGGTCACCCTAAATACGATAATGATCCTACTGCTCAAATGCGCCCTGAACAAGGGTTGTTTAGAATGCGGAAAGAGCTGGGACTCTATGCAAATTTGCGGCCCATAAAACTATTTGACGAGCTATTAGGTGCTTCCAGCATTAAACCTGAAGTGCTGAAAGGGGCCGATATCTTATTTTTCAGAGAACTTACCGGGGATGTGTATTTTGGTGAAAAAGGGCGCAAAAATAACGGAGACACTGCGTTCGATATGGCCGAATACAGCCGATACGAAGTAGAACGTATTGCCCGGAAAGCGTTTGATGCGGCCCGCACCCGCCGAAAAAAGCTTTGTTCTGCCGATAAAGCCAACGTTATGGAAACCGGTCGTTTATGGCGTGAAGTCGTTCAAAAAATGTCGTTAGACTATCCAGACATAGAAGTCGAGCATCAGTATGCCGATGCAACGGCTATGCTGCTAATTAAAGACCCCCGCCGGTTTGATGTGATTGTTACGGCCAATTTATTTGGTGATATTCTGACGGATGAAGCATCGCAAATCGCGGGTTCGATGGGTATGCTGGCTTCTGCGTCCATTGGTGATGGCACAGGTGTGTACGAACCAATTCACGGATCAGCGCATGATATTACGGGTAAAGGTGTCGCTAACCCGATTGCATCTATACTGTCTGTCGCCTTGTTACTGGATATTTCGTTTGGCATGAAAGAAGAATCAGAACTGGTTATTAAGGCTGTAGATAATCTATTAAAAGCGGGTTATCGAACCCGGGACATTGCTGATAGTCAGACTGCTGCTGATAAAATTCTGGGGACGGAAGCGATCGGTAAACTTGTACTGACTACTCTAGACGAACTTTAG
- a CDS encoding aldolase/citrate lyase/malate synthase family protein has translation MSYNDFIIRDNLKEAYPDVYTPEALSALSALAHFNKRIKEVMATRMQRRAARQQNKTRITFLDPESTIPGTDIKVQDAREGKFEGSVIPADLQRQWIQGTGPAAKPDTPVESSIRNVAYALLSGADGWMFDGEDALGQISTMSLDNQRNLKLAIHKDPVFLKVAAKVAEEMNRWSKSFLGRDIVTDWESQLNFTTKIFRARGLHLDDRHIRDADGVAMAASIVDPTLYVVNNYKELQKNGSSIVLYLPKIQTAEEAGVWGSLLDALEDHLGLEAGTIKVYVLVEQLEATHQLMEIRAALGKHFVGYNTGRWDYINSVSDAMAWDTDFVNPNIEAITMTYGYMRNYEDRVRRTVNTPDINGNFALWQGGMEPNIPVGSEEGVSASMKKAVAGAEREQREGASGKWVAHWKMVHIVRPVWEKVGDANQLGREFPRLSYTQQDADGLILIEPAPTDIRGARNLLSVALQYGNAFGQGMQAAALKPADFFGNDDILYLMEDMATGEIRLSILWEWVHKGAIITEADSETDTSAGTVFSEALYIKLLDQEYDKLLKADTKDVYESSKSTTLPIAREIADVYILSEVKPPWFIDLLNINLNNSDLDTAKSRIDLYMTTLAQEGTRITENLDFVGYEKRADVSAL, from the coding sequence ATGAGCTACAACGATTTTATAATCCGCGACAACCTGAAAGAGGCTTATCCTGACGTTTATACCCCCGAAGCACTTTCGGCTCTGTCTGCATTGGCCCACTTTAACAAACGTATTAAAGAGGTCATGGCTACCCGGATGCAGCGCCGGGCTGCACGTCAGCAAAATAAAACAAGGATTACTTTTCTGGACCCGGAAAGCACAATCCCCGGAACAGACATAAAGGTTCAGGATGCGCGCGAGGGGAAATTTGAAGGCTCTGTTATTCCTGCCGATTTGCAGCGGCAATGGATTCAGGGTACAGGCCCAGCGGCAAAACCCGATACACCCGTCGAAAGTAGCATTCGAAACGTAGCCTATGCGTTGCTTTCCGGGGCTGATGGCTGGATGTTTGATGGCGAGGATGCCCTGGGGCAGATTTCGACCATGTCGCTCGATAATCAGCGGAACCTCAAGCTGGCCATTCATAAAGATCCGGTATTTCTGAAAGTAGCCGCGAAGGTGGCCGAAGAAATGAACCGCTGGTCGAAGTCGTTTTTAGGTCGTGATATTGTCACGGACTGGGAATCGCAGCTCAACTTCACGACTAAGATCTTTCGGGCGCGCGGCCTTCACCTCGACGACCGGCATATTCGGGATGCCGATGGAGTGGCCATGGCAGCTTCCATTGTTGATCCGACCCTTTATGTCGTGAACAACTATAAAGAACTGCAAAAAAACGGGTCGTCCATTGTGTTGTACCTGCCCAAAATTCAGACGGCCGAAGAGGCTGGGGTTTGGGGTAGCCTGCTTGATGCACTTGAGGACCATCTTGGTCTGGAAGCGGGTACGATTAAAGTGTATGTGCTCGTCGAACAACTCGAAGCAACCCACCAGTTGATGGAAATTCGGGCGGCTCTTGGCAAACATTTCGTGGGCTATAATACCGGCCGATGGGACTACATCAACAGCGTTTCTGATGCAATGGCCTGGGATACAGACTTTGTCAATCCCAATATTGAAGCCATTACCATGACGTATGGCTACATGCGTAACTACGAAGATCGCGTCCGGCGCACCGTCAATACGCCGGATATCAATGGCAATTTTGCACTGTGGCAGGGTGGAATGGAACCGAACATACCCGTGGGTTCTGAAGAAGGGGTGTCGGCCAGTATGAAAAAAGCCGTCGCCGGTGCCGAGCGTGAGCAACGGGAGGGAGCCAGCGGAAAATGGGTAGCCCACTGGAAAATGGTGCATATTGTACGGCCTGTTTGGGAGAAAGTGGGTGACGCTAATCAGTTAGGACGGGAGTTTCCACGACTTTCCTACACCCAGCAGGACGCCGATGGGCTAATTCTGATCGAACCGGCACCAACCGATATTCGGGGTGCGCGTAACCTGTTGAGCGTTGCCCTGCAATATGGAAATGCCTTCGGACAGGGAATGCAGGCTGCTGCGCTGAAACCGGCCGATTTCTTTGGCAATGATGATATTCTCTATCTCATGGAGGATATGGCTACCGGCGAAATCCGCTTGAGTATTCTCTGGGAATGGGTTCATAAAGGAGCAATTATTACCGAGGCAGATTCGGAAACGGACACCAGCGCTGGAACTGTTTTTTCGGAGGCTCTATATATAAAATTGCTGGACCAGGAGTACGATAAACTGCTGAAAGCCGATACGAAAGATGTGTATGAATCATCGAAGAGTACCACGCTGCCCATTGCCCGCGAAATAGCGGATGTGTACATCCTGAGCGAGGTAAAACCACCCTGGTTTATTGATTTGCTGAATATCAACCTCAACAATTCGGATCTGGATACAGCGAAGAGCCGGATCGATTTATACATGACTACATTAGCCCAGGAGGGTACCCGCATCACCGAAAATCTTGATTTTGTTGGCTACGAAAAACGGGCTGATGTTTCAGCTTTATAA
- a CDS encoding MFS transporter, producing the protein MIEPIYEDNPQKVKMIPKPSTLRLLFQIPVIVAALGYFVDIYDLLLFSIVRVQSLKDLGVSDADMLTKGIYLINMQMGGLLIGGILWGILGDKRGRLSVLFGSILIYSLANIANGFVTSVDQYAILRLVAGIGLAGELGAGITLVAEVLPKEIRGYGTSLVASVGLLGAVLAYFIAEQFAWRNAYFIGGGLGLLLLVMRVSVFESGIFTKVKEQSVSRGNFLHLFSSQKQFFKYLRCILIGLPVWFVAGILMTFSPEFGKALNVDVPIVAGKAVMWEYIGLAIGDLSSGILSQYVGSRKKILFLFLVLTAVLITVYLFVPLHSEVMFYAVCSCLGFGVGYWALFVTIAAEQFGTNLRATVATTVPNFVRGSINIMTPLFLLFKEHLGLVSGAGLLGFITITIAFLGLWKMEETFGKDLNFLEE; encoded by the coding sequence ATGATTGAGCCCATCTACGAAGACAATCCGCAAAAAGTAAAAATGATCCCCAAGCCGTCGACCTTACGCCTGTTATTTCAGATTCCGGTAATCGTTGCCGCCCTGGGCTATTTCGTTGATATATACGACCTGCTTTTATTTAGCATTGTCCGGGTCCAGAGCCTTAAAGACTTGGGCGTTTCGGATGCAGACATGCTAACGAAAGGGATTTATCTGATCAACATGCAAATGGGCGGACTGCTCATCGGGGGTATTCTGTGGGGGATTTTGGGCGATAAACGGGGGCGACTCTCTGTATTGTTCGGATCAATTTTAATTTACTCGCTGGCCAATATTGCCAATGGATTTGTTACGTCGGTCGATCAATATGCCATACTTCGGCTGGTGGCTGGCATTGGCCTGGCGGGCGAGCTAGGGGCCGGTATTACGTTGGTAGCTGAGGTGTTACCCAAAGAAATTCGGGGATATGGCACGTCATTGGTGGCGTCTGTGGGGCTTTTAGGGGCCGTATTGGCTTATTTTATTGCCGAACAATTTGCCTGGCGGAATGCTTATTTCATCGGAGGGGGGCTTGGTTTGTTGTTACTGGTTATGCGGGTCAGCGTTTTTGAATCCGGTATTTTCACGAAAGTGAAGGAGCAATCGGTTTCCCGCGGTAATTTCCTTCACTTATTTTCGTCACAAAAACAGTTTTTTAAATACCTCCGTTGCATTCTTATTGGCTTACCCGTCTGGTTCGTTGCTGGAATCCTGATGACGTTCTCGCCAGAATTTGGAAAAGCGTTGAACGTCGATGTGCCCATAGTAGCGGGTAAAGCAGTCATGTGGGAATACATTGGTTTAGCCATCGGCGATTTGTCCAGTGGCATTCTAAGCCAGTACGTTGGCAGCCGGAAAAAGATTTTGTTTCTCTTTCTGGTCCTGACCGCAGTGCTGATAACTGTGTATTTGTTTGTACCGTTGCATTCGGAAGTTATGTTCTATGCGGTATGCTCCTGCCTTGGTTTTGGGGTTGGCTACTGGGCTTTATTCGTCACGATTGCGGCTGAACAATTTGGTACGAACCTACGGGCAACGGTCGCAACAACGGTCCCAAATTTTGTTAGAGGGAGCATAAATATCATGACGCCTTTATTCCTGCTGTTCAAGGAACACCTCGGTTTGGTGTCAGGAGCAGGACTTTTAGGCTTCATAACGATTACAATTGCGTTTCTTGGCCTCTGGAAGATGGAGGAGACATTTGGCAAGGATTTGAACTTCCTGGAAGAATAG
- a CDS encoding NAD-dependent succinate-semialdehyde dehydrogenase codes for MMNSTSPSPGLMETNSLIRTQSYVNGMWVQAASGETFDVINPATGSVLATVTDMGSADVRAAIDAAHAAWPAYRDLTARERSNLLKKWFALILENKDELARLMTMECGKVLAESRGEVDYGASFIEWFAEEAKRTYGDVIPANTKDKRLVVIKQSIGVVAAITPWNFPLAMITRKVGPALAAGSPVVVKPPSETPLTALAISYLAEKAGFPPGVYNTVTTSKNAEVGQELCENRNVRKLSFTGSTAIGKLLMSQCASNLKKISLELGGNAPFIVFDDADIDAAVVGAMASKFRNNGQTCVCVNRLYVHDAVYDEFVGKLSKAVAALRVGNGLDTDAQMGPLINEKGLNKVKHHLEDALSKGAKVIVGGNEMDGLFFQPTVLTDITPNMIIAREEVFGPVAPIARFTSEQEVVQLANDTPYGLAAYFYSKDIARCWRVAEALDYGMVGINEGMISTEVAPFGGIKESGVGREGSKYGMDYFMEIKYLCFGGIN; via the coding sequence ATGATGAACTCAACCAGCCCATCGCCCGGCCTAATGGAAACCAATTCGCTGATTAGAACCCAGTCGTACGTAAACGGAATGTGGGTCCAGGCCGCCAGCGGAGAAACCTTTGATGTGATCAATCCCGCAACTGGTTCGGTATTGGCCACCGTAACCGACATGGGTAGTGCTGATGTACGGGCGGCTATCGACGCAGCGCATGCCGCCTGGCCTGCTTATCGGGATCTGACGGCCAGAGAACGGTCGAACTTGCTAAAAAAATGGTTCGCCCTGATTCTGGAGAATAAAGACGAACTGGCAAGGCTGATGACGATGGAGTGCGGAAAGGTATTAGCCGAAAGCCGGGGCGAGGTCGATTATGGGGCCTCATTCATCGAGTGGTTTGCCGAAGAAGCGAAACGTACATACGGGGACGTTATCCCGGCCAATACGAAAGACAAGCGCCTGGTTGTCATCAAGCAGTCTATTGGTGTGGTCGCGGCCATTACGCCCTGGAATTTTCCACTGGCCATGATTACCCGGAAAGTGGGCCCGGCGCTGGCAGCCGGTAGTCCTGTGGTTGTAAAACCACCGTCCGAAACCCCCCTTACCGCGCTTGCCATTTCGTATCTGGCCGAAAAGGCCGGTTTCCCACCGGGCGTTTACAACACCGTTACGACGTCCAAAAATGCGGAAGTCGGTCAGGAACTATGCGAAAATCGGAACGTACGTAAGTTGTCATTTACGGGGTCTACCGCCATTGGCAAGCTTTTGATGAGCCAGTGCGCGTCGAATCTGAAGAAAATATCGCTTGAGTTGGGCGGTAATGCCCCGTTTATTGTTTTCGACGATGCCGACATCGATGCCGCGGTAGTCGGGGCAATGGCGTCCAAATTCCGGAACAATGGCCAGACCTGCGTATGCGTCAATCGGCTCTATGTGCACGATGCAGTTTACGACGAATTTGTTGGGAAACTTTCCAAGGCGGTTGCTGCGCTTCGCGTAGGGAATGGCCTGGATACGGACGCCCAAATGGGACCGTTGATCAACGAAAAAGGCTTAAACAAAGTAAAACACCATCTGGAAGATGCGCTCTCGAAAGGAGCCAAAGTCATTGTGGGCGGCAACGAAATGGATGGGTTATTTTTCCAGCCGACCGTACTGACCGACATAACCCCCAATATGATCATTGCCCGCGAAGAAGTCTTTGGGCCGGTAGCGCCAATTGCCCGATTTACTTCCGAGCAGGAAGTGGTCCAGTTGGCTAATGATACGCCATATGGTCTGGCCGCTTATTTCTATAGCAAAGACATTGCGCGTTGCTGGCGGGTTGCCGAGGCTTTGGATTATGGCATGGTGGGCATCAATGAAGGAATGATCTCAACAGAAGTGGCTCCGTTTGGGGGTATCAAAGAGTCTGGTGTAGGTCGTGAAGGCTCCAAATATGGCATGGATTACTTCATGGAGATCAAGTATCTGTGCTTTGGGGGTATCAACTAA
- a CDS encoding zinc-dependent alcohol dehydrogenase family protein has product MKIRAAVLHEMGKERPYTSSNPLTIEEVELESPRSGELLIKIKAAGLCHSDLSVIDGNRPRQMPMVLGHEAAGEVVELGPDIHDIAVGDHVVFSFLPICNHCMPCMTGRPALCENGLIANNKGELLGGGFRLQDQQQQPIHHHMGVSGFAEYTVVSRKSVVKIDPTLPFDIAALFGCAIMTGVGAVINTAKLTLGQTVLITGLGGVGFAALLGALAGGASKVIVADVNKEKLAKALELGAHEAIDSSQPEAVEQVKDLTRGGVDVGFEFAGVVQALEFTYNATGRGGKTVTAGLPHPSKMMQFSPTKLVADERTLQGSYIGSCVPVRDIPAYIALYQSGRLPVDKLMTHKLGLDDVNEGFERLAKGDAIRQIITF; this is encoded by the coding sequence ATGAAGATAAGAGCAGCCGTTTTACATGAAATGGGGAAAGAACGTCCCTATACGAGCAGCAATCCGCTGACGATCGAAGAGGTAGAATTAGAGTCGCCCCGGAGTGGTGAACTTCTCATAAAAATTAAAGCAGCCGGGCTTTGCCATTCCGATTTATCGGTAATTGATGGCAATCGACCGCGCCAGATGCCGATGGTACTGGGGCACGAAGCCGCTGGTGAGGTTGTGGAGCTGGGACCGGATATACACGATATTGCCGTTGGCGATCATGTCGTATTCTCCTTTTTGCCGATCTGCAACCATTGCATGCCCTGCATGACCGGACGACCGGCCCTGTGTGAGAATGGGCTTATCGCCAACAACAAGGGCGAATTATTAGGGGGGGGCTTCCGCCTTCAGGACCAGCAGCAACAGCCCATTCACCATCATATGGGTGTGTCTGGCTTTGCCGAATACACGGTCGTATCCCGGAAATCGGTCGTAAAAATAGATCCTACGCTGCCGTTTGATATTGCCGCCCTGTTTGGTTGCGCCATCATGACCGGTGTAGGTGCCGTGATCAATACGGCTAAATTAACGCTTGGCCAAACCGTGCTGATTACCGGATTGGGTGGTGTTGGCTTTGCTGCCTTATTAGGGGCGCTTGCCGGTGGAGCCAGCAAGGTTATTGTCGCCGATGTCAATAAAGAAAAGCTTGCTAAAGCGCTTGAGCTAGGCGCCCATGAAGCGATAGACTCGTCGCAGCCGGAGGCTGTAGAGCAGGTGAAAGACCTTACACGTGGTGGGGTAGATGTCGGTTTTGAGTTTGCGGGTGTCGTTCAGGCGCTGGAATTTACCTATAATGCTACGGGCCGGGGTGGTAAAACCGTTACGGCTGGATTACCACACCCCAGCAAAATGATGCAGTTCTCGCCAACGAAACTGGTGGCCGATGAACGAACATTACAGGGTTCATACATAGGTAGTTGTGTTCCCGTTCGGGATATTCCCGCCTATATCGCGCTGTACCAGTCCGGCCGTCTTCCAGTCGACAAACTGATGACGCATAAGTTAGGCTTAGATGATGTAAATGAAGGGTTTGAACGCCTGGCAAAAGGTGACGCAATTCGCCAGATAATCACTTTCTAA